One Desulfovibrio fairfieldensis genomic window carries:
- a CDS encoding helix-turn-helix domain-containing protein — translation MCQFNFPEAYARIQEATGCRTQTELAAYLGIRQSSISDAKRRGSIPADWLLILLRRKGFNPDWLISGQGARFLIPCGCAANASADSSQHA, via the coding sequence ATGTGCCAATTCAATTTCCCCGAGGCCTATGCCCGTATCCAGGAGGCGACCGGCTGTCGCACGCAAACCGAACTTGCCGCGTATCTGGGCATTCGCCAGTCCAGCATTTCCGATGCCAAACGCCGAGGCAGCATTCCCGCGGACTGGCTGCTCATCCTGCTGCGCAGGAAAGGGTTCAATCCCGACTGGCTGATTTCCGGCCAGGGTGCCCGGTTCCTCATTCCCTGCGGCTGTGCCGCAAACGCGTCGGCCGATTCCTCGCAACACGCTTAA
- a CDS encoding tyrosine-type recombinase/integrase gives MPYQMPNGKWRGTRMIQGRVRTKSFPTKAEAKKWEAEQNAERWEVETSPTPTVCWLDFATSYLRMVEERFSRKTWQEKKHSFRLSLQVLPPDMNIEHITPRHGLDVLRRVALTSGNAANKTRKNLAAAWTWGQRYYGLPPVNPFLSVERFPADQTPRYVPPEEDFWKVYEIADSVDKAFLLFLLHTAARRAEAFRLTWEDVDFSGRKIRLGTRKTGGRGMEYAWIPMTTALRDALGEMKIRNRGNPLVFSNRHNGAQYTARQHMMPELCKAAGVKPFGFHAIRHLSATILAYEGMDIPSVQAVLRHKNPNTTARYIKSLGVQPDKIEAAFAKKKGAKVVPFAPLEKAICT, from the coding sequence ATGCCCTATCAGATGCCCAACGGGAAATGGCGCGGGACGCGGATGATACAGGGCCGCGTTCGCACGAAATCATTTCCGACCAAGGCAGAGGCAAAAAAATGGGAGGCAGAACAAAACGCAGAGCGGTGGGAAGTAGAGACTTCGCCGACCCCTACGGTCTGCTGGCTTGATTTCGCTACTTCGTATCTGCGTATGGTGGAAGAACGATTTAGCCGCAAGACGTGGCAGGAAAAAAAACATTCCTTTCGCCTCTCCCTTCAAGTTCTCCCCCCTGATATGAATATTGAACACATAACCCCACGGCACGGCCTGGACGTATTGCGTCGCGTAGCGCTCACCTCGGGCAACGCCGCCAATAAGACACGCAAAAACCTTGCGGCGGCCTGGACATGGGGACAACGCTACTACGGGTTGCCGCCGGTGAACCCCTTTCTCTCTGTGGAACGGTTTCCGGCGGATCAGACGCCCCGGTACGTCCCTCCGGAAGAAGATTTCTGGAAAGTCTACGAAATTGCCGACAGCGTGGACAAGGCCTTTTTGCTGTTCCTGCTCCATACCGCAGCGCGGCGCGCAGAAGCGTTTCGTCTGACCTGGGAAGATGTGGATTTTTCCGGTCGGAAAATTCGACTGGGGACACGTAAGACCGGCGGTCGAGGGATGGAGTACGCATGGATTCCCATGACAACTGCCCTCCGAGACGCCTTGGGCGAAATGAAGATTCGGAACAGAGGAAATCCTCTTGTATTCAGTAACCGCCATAACGGAGCGCAGTATACGGCGCGGCAACACATGATGCCGGAACTGTGCAAGGCGGCAGGCGTCAAGCCTTTTGGTTTCCATGCCATCCGGCACTTGTCAGCCACGATATTGGCCTATGAAGGAATGGATATCCCCTCTGTGCAGGCCGTGCTTCGGCACAAGAACCCCAACACCACGGCTCGATATATCAAGAGTCTCGGCGTGCAGCCGGACAAGATCGAAGCCGCCTTCGCAAAAAAGAAGGGGGCGAAGGTCGTACCCTTCGCCCCCCTGGAAAAAGCGATTTGCACATAA
- a CDS encoding ATP-binding protein — translation MPTTAQFSGEHFSNPLALALEISSFALLNDRKEPFLKTALASIGESLHCGQVCLFEYENKTWREPLVWFNQVLEKAHGASPPADTELLAPILDILLQRKSFCATDTSLMPAGPQRDLLLQLQVKSLFCLPILYDGQLFGGICLLHRVAPRQWTPEDAGICHLLGNMLAITLTHFRLYERLRHKHDQLCDILDAFVDPVYIIDMESYELLFLNKSVEASFPKPEGPMGNICYKRLQGRDSPCPFCTNAIIASRNEPYQWTYENELTKRTYTVVDKVIHWDTGHPVRLSISTDVTDLLRTQHEKQAAVIASQAKSEFLAHMSHEIRTPMNGIIGLTHLALQSDPSPEHKDYLHKIRSSATSLLAIINDILDLSKIEANKMVLENVNYTMEEVLDFVYTSIRFPLDQKGLEYICEVADDVPLKLWGDGLRLKQVLLNLLSNAVKFTSKGSVRLRIRRENSDGQDLLHFMVTDTGMGISREYQQHLFDPYTQANASIARRFGGTGLGLSICKRIAGLMRGNLWCESEPGNGSTFHLSIPCILSRKLPGACPTVQSSLPLPGGARILLVEDNEINQEIARAMLHQLGLDCDLAQNGKEAVSMALAKDYDLLLMDVRMPIMDGLTATRLIREKLTVREKSSTLPIVAMTAATLPENIDEILDAGMDDHISKPFDATVLRNKLAYWLKRR, via the coding sequence ATGCCGACTACCGCGCAGTTCTCGGGGGAACACTTTTCTAATCCGCTGGCCTTGGCATTGGAAATATCAAGCTTCGCCCTTCTGAACGACCGCAAAGAGCCTTTTCTCAAAACAGCTCTGGCCAGTATCGGCGAATCACTGCACTGCGGCCAAGTTTGTCTTTTTGAGTACGAAAATAAGACTTGGCGGGAGCCGCTCGTCTGGTTCAATCAAGTTCTGGAGAAAGCCCACGGCGCTTCTCCTCCCGCCGACACGGAACTCCTGGCGCCCATTCTCGACATCCTGCTGCAACGCAAAAGTTTCTGCGCCACGGACACCAGCCTAATGCCCGCCGGTCCGCAGCGGGATCTTTTATTACAGCTCCAAGTCAAATCTCTGTTCTGCCTGCCCATTCTATATGACGGCCAGCTGTTCGGGGGCATCTGCCTTCTGCACCGCGTGGCCCCACGCCAGTGGACGCCGGAGGATGCCGGCATCTGCCATTTGCTGGGCAATATGCTGGCAATTACCCTGACGCATTTCCGCCTTTATGAGCGCCTGCGCCACAAACACGACCAGCTGTGCGACATTCTGGACGCCTTTGTGGACCCGGTCTACATCATTGATATGGAGAGTTACGAGCTGCTCTTCCTGAACAAGAGCGTGGAGGCCAGCTTTCCCAAACCTGAAGGGCCGATGGGCAATATCTGCTACAAGCGCCTGCAAGGGCGCGACAGCCCTTGCCCCTTTTGTACCAACGCCATCATCGCCTCCAGAAACGAACCCTACCAGTGGACCTATGAAAACGAGCTCACCAAGCGGACATACACGGTGGTGGACAAAGTCATCCACTGGGATACCGGGCATCCCGTGCGCCTGTCCATAAGCACCGACGTCACCGATCTTCTGCGAACGCAGCACGAAAAACAGGCGGCCGTAATAGCTTCCCAGGCCAAAAGCGAATTTCTGGCGCATATGAGCCACGAAATCCGCACGCCCATGAACGGCATCATCGGGCTTACCCATCTAGCCCTGCAAAGCGATCCTTCACCGGAACACAAAGACTATCTGCACAAGATCCGCTCTTCCGCCACCAGCCTGCTGGCCATCATTAATGACATCCTGGACCTCTCCAAGATCGAGGCCAACAAGATGGTCCTGGAAAACGTCAATTACACCATGGAAGAAGTGCTGGATTTCGTCTATACTTCCATCCGTTTCCCGCTGGACCAGAAAGGGCTGGAATATATCTGCGAAGTGGCCGACGACGTGCCGCTCAAGCTTTGGGGAGACGGCCTGCGCCTCAAACAGGTGTTGCTCAACCTGCTGAGCAACGCGGTCAAATTCACTTCCAAAGGCAGCGTACGGCTGCGCATCCGACGGGAAAACAGCGACGGCCAAGATCTGCTCCATTTTATGGTCACGGATACGGGCATGGGCATCAGCCGGGAATACCAGCAGCATCTCTTTGACCCATACACCCAGGCCAATGCCAGCATTGCCCGCCGTTTCGGCGGCACGGGCTTGGGCCTGAGCATCTGCAAGCGCATCGCCGGTCTGATGCGCGGCAATTTATGGTGCGAAAGCGAGCCGGGCAACGGCAGCACCTTTCATCTGAGCATCCCCTGTATCCTTTCGCGAAAGCTTCCGGGTGCCTGCCCGACCGTCCAGAGCTCTCTGCCTCTGCCCGGCGGAGCCCGGATTCTTCTGGTGGAAGACAATGAAATCAACCAGGAGATCGCCCGCGCCATGCTGCATCAGCTGGGCCTGGATTGCGATCTGGCCCAGAACGGCAAGGAAGCCGTAAGCATGGCTCTGGCAAAGGACTATGACCTGCTGCTCATGGACGTGCGTATGCCGATTATGGACGGGCTGACAGCCACCCGGCTGATCCGCGAGAAACTGACCGTCAGGGAAAAATCCTCTACGCTGCCCATTGTCGCCATGACCGCCGCCACCCTGCCCGAGAATATCGACGAGATTCTGGACGCGGGCATGGACGATCATATCTCCAAACCCTTTGACGCGACCGTGCTGCGCAACAAGCTCGCCTACTGGCTCAAGCGCCGCTGA
- a CDS encoding helix-turn-helix domain-containing protein, translated as MNSTLGQRIKLARGKQSQGAFAHAIQISKGALGFYERDINLPNSEVVLKICSVSGVNIEWLLTGLGPMRKGEVRVGTHEPAAAPAAWAQEDFRCARLEEKLDRVERQRDELMDENRRLYARKDSLMEEIAALRERVARLEARIGRMELSSGCEPLPDPLA; from the coding sequence ATGAATTCTACACTTGGGCAGCGCATAAAACTAGCTCGCGGGAAACAGTCGCAGGGGGCCTTCGCCCATGCTATACAGATCAGCAAAGGGGCTCTGGGTTTCTATGAACGGGACATAAATCTGCCCAACAGCGAGGTCGTGTTAAAAATTTGCTCGGTTTCCGGTGTGAATATCGAATGGCTTCTGACCGGTCTGGGGCCCATGCGGAAAGGGGAAGTGCGGGTGGGAACGCACGAACCGGCCGCCGCCCCGGCGGCCTGGGCTCAGGAGGATTTCCGCTGTGCCAGGCTGGAGGAAAAACTTGACCGCGTGGAACGCCAGCGCGATGAACTGATGGATGAAAACCGACGGCTTTATGCCAGAAAAGACAGTCTGATGGAGGAAATCGCGGCCCTGCGCGAACGCGTGGCCCGCCTTGAGGCCAGAATCGGTAGGATGGAGCTTTCCAGCGGCTGCGAACCCTTGCCGGACCCGCTTGCCTAG
- a CDS encoding NlpC/P60 family N-terminal domain-containing protein produces the protein MKTVLRLLLPVFCLMLLTACGGKQVPTREGDLPPWMGTLADLRQFPQDLNVYAKAAGPDKALLDAGEQDAQDARFNRIFFGPWDMGKTSMRKRDVAAIFRRARGFKRDDIRWSQTEWDQISRNAHLRTFPSRAQAAITVRNTDLREMPTHETRFSEPTPDSRANPFDYFQYSLLPPGTPLLIAHTSLDGRWHFVECPVAGGWVDAKDVALVDQEFKSVWRSGRYAALLRDKVTLPGVGPNGGDGQANIGTMLPLNSESAEGGLRVLVPLKGPGGMARSAEVVLAKGDAAPKPLPLTPGNVAKVGNVMMGQRYGWGGMFGDRDCSALTRELFTPFGLWLPRNSGAQARMGVVQPLEGLSAKEKEALILNNGVPFLSLVGMRGHITLYVGKYKGRAAIFHNVWGVRTIEDGNDDARFIIGRAVVTSITPGAELKNLYRPMTFADRLRTLSTLTGSRP, from the coding sequence ATGAAAACTGTCCTCCGCCTCCTCCTGCCCGTGTTCTGCCTGATGCTGCTTACGGCCTGCGGCGGCAAACAGGTACCCACCCGCGAGGGAGATCTGCCCCCCTGGATGGGCACGCTGGCGGATCTGCGCCAATTTCCGCAGGATCTGAACGTCTACGCCAAGGCCGCCGGCCCGGACAAAGCCCTGCTCGACGCCGGGGAACAGGACGCACAGGACGCGCGCTTCAACCGGATTTTTTTCGGCCCCTGGGACATGGGCAAAACTTCCATGCGCAAACGCGATGTGGCGGCCATTTTCCGTCGGGCGCGCGGCTTCAAACGCGACGACATCCGTTGGTCCCAGACGGAATGGGATCAGATAAGCCGCAACGCTCATCTGCGGACCTTTCCCTCGCGCGCGCAGGCCGCCATTACCGTACGCAATACGGACCTGCGTGAAATGCCCACCCACGAAACCCGCTTTTCCGAGCCCACGCCCGATTCCAGGGCCAATCCCTTTGATTATTTCCAGTATTCCCTGCTGCCGCCGGGCACGCCGCTGCTCATCGCGCATACCAGTCTGGACGGACGCTGGCATTTTGTGGAATGCCCGGTGGCCGGAGGCTGGGTGGACGCCAAGGACGTGGCCCTGGTGGATCAGGAATTCAAAAGCGTCTGGCGCTCGGGCCGTTACGCGGCCCTGCTGCGCGACAAGGTAACCCTGCCCGGCGTCGGCCCCAATGGCGGCGACGGCCAGGCCAATATCGGTACCATGCTGCCCCTGAACAGCGAAAGCGCGGAAGGCGGCCTGCGGGTGCTGGTGCCGCTCAAGGGGCCGGGCGGCATGGCCCGCAGCGCGGAAGTCGTTCTCGCCAAAGGCGACGCCGCGCCCAAGCCTCTGCCCCTGACCCCCGGCAACGTGGCCAAGGTCGGCAATGTGATGATGGGCCAACGCTACGGCTGGGGCGGCATGTTCGGCGACCGGGACTGCTCCGCCCTGACCCGCGAGCTGTTCACGCCCTTCGGCCTCTGGCTGCCGCGCAACTCCGGGGCGCAGGCGCGCATGGGCGTGGTGCAGCCCTTGGAAGGCCTGAGCGCCAAGGAAAAGGAAGCCCTGATCCTGAACAACGGCGTGCCGTTTTTAAGCCTGGTGGGCATGCGCGGGCATATTACCCTCTATGTGGGCAAGTACAAGGGCCGGGCCGCCATCTTCCACAACGTCTGGGGCGTGCGCACCATTGAGGACGGCAACGACGACGCGCGCTTCATCATCGGCCGGGCCGTGGTCACCTCCATCACGCCCGGCGCGGAGCTGAAAAATCTATACCGGCCCATGACCTTTGCCGACCGGCTGCGCACCCTGTCCACCCTGACGGGATCACGCCCGTGA
- the coaE gene encoding dephospho-CoA kinase (Dephospho-CoA kinase (CoaE) performs the final step in coenzyme A biosynthesis.), which yields MNRIELLITADTAGRRLDRVLRDAAPGLSRAALQKAVLAGRCLVDDLPVSRPDAKTRPGQRVLLELPPTENALSPEEGHLELLWQDESLVVCNKPAGLTVHPCPSCPEHTLVQRLLGRFPQLGRLEGLRPGIVHRLDKDTSGLLLVALTEPARLALSAAFARREVHKEYLALVSGLPPEQGECREPLGRHPTAKIKMAVLPETRGGKPAHTTWKRLWNTPDQRVSLLAVRIHTGRTHQIRVHLAHLGHPLLGDKLYAPAPVRELAPRQMLHAWHLAFSHPDSGEEMHFACPPPDDLLQAALAACRRMRRVIVTGNPGSGKSALTRHLAALGLPCVNADALVAGLYAPGGEVAAWLERRSGRDLLAENGGVDKTALLAAMRANPALRREVEELVHALVRVAIKDFWQAQEAAGAALAVAEVPLYFECGWQAAFNPAPLTVGVHCPLPLRLQRIMTNRGWSEEKAAALEAWQWPEARKEAACDLLVDNSGSPEALENAARDLTGRLEDLRREEEAARRRALEALWQ from the coding sequence GTGAACCGTATTGAGCTGCTGATCACGGCGGACACGGCCGGGCGACGCCTGGACCGCGTCCTGCGGGACGCCGCGCCCGGCCTTTCGCGCGCGGCCCTGCAAAAGGCCGTGCTTGCCGGGCGCTGCCTGGTGGACGACCTGCCCGTGTCCCGGCCTGACGCCAAAACCCGTCCGGGTCAGCGAGTGCTGCTGGAGTTGCCGCCAACGGAAAACGCGCTCAGCCCCGAGGAAGGCCATCTTGAACTGCTCTGGCAGGACGAAAGCCTGGTGGTCTGCAACAAGCCCGCCGGACTCACCGTGCACCCCTGCCCTTCCTGCCCGGAACACACCCTGGTGCAGCGCCTGCTGGGACGCTTTCCGCAACTGGGCAGACTGGAAGGCCTGCGCCCCGGCATTGTCCACCGTCTGGACAAAGATACCAGCGGCCTTTTGCTGGTGGCCCTGACCGAACCCGCGCGCCTGGCGCTGAGCGCGGCTTTTGCCCGGCGCGAGGTGCACAAGGAATATCTGGCCCTGGTCAGCGGCCTGCCGCCGGAACAGGGGGAATGCCGCGAGCCCCTGGGGCGCCATCCCACGGCCAAGATCAAAATGGCCGTACTGCCCGAAACGCGCGGCGGCAAGCCCGCGCATACCACCTGGAAGCGGCTCTGGAATACGCCGGATCAACGGGTTTCCTTGCTGGCCGTGCGCATCCATACCGGGCGTACCCATCAGATCCGCGTGCATCTGGCCCATCTGGGCCATCCCCTGCTGGGCGACAAGCTGTATGCGCCCGCGCCGGTGCGCGAGCTGGCCCCACGCCAGATGCTGCACGCCTGGCATCTGGCCTTCAGCCATCCGGACAGCGGAGAGGAAATGCATTTCGCCTGCCCGCCGCCCGACGACCTGCTCCAGGCGGCTCTGGCGGCCTGCCGCCGGATGCGGCGGGTGATCGTCACCGGCAATCCGGGTAGCGGCAAGTCCGCACTCACCCGGCATCTGGCGGCACTGGGCCTGCCCTGCGTCAACGCCGACGCCCTGGTGGCCGGGCTGTATGCGCCGGGCGGCGAAGTCGCCGCATGGCTGGAACGACGTTCGGGCCGGGACCTGCTGGCGGAGAACGGCGGCGTGGACAAGACGGCCCTGCTGGCGGCCATGCGCGCAAACCCGGCCCTGCGCCGCGAAGTGGAAGAGCTGGTACACGCCCTGGTGCGCGTCGCGATTAAGGATTTCTGGCAGGCGCAGGAAGCGGCGGGCGCTGCTCTGGCCGTGGCCGAAGTGCCGCTGTATTTTGAATGCGGCTGGCAAGCAGCGTTCAATCCCGCGCCCCTGACCGTGGGCGTGCACTGCCCTCTGCCCCTGCGACTGCAACGGATCATGACCAACAGGGGCTGGAGCGAGGAAAAGGCCGCCGCCCTGGAAGCCTGGCAATGGCCGGAAGCCCGCAAGGAGGCGGCCTGTGATCTGCTGGTGGACAACAGCGGTTCGCCGGAGGCGCTGGAAAATGCGGCTAGGGATCTGACCGGCCGTCTGGAGGACCTCCGCCGGGAAGAGGAAGCGGCGCGGCGGCGCGCGCTGGAAGCGCTCTGGCAGTGA
- a CDS encoding DUF1351 domain-containing protein — protein MTQTEAALDLNVQSTLPSLAFNYEGLKAWATDVTAKYTDLVVTEESVPDIKKDMARINATRAALEEARKKAVKNVSAPIEAFQQQAKEITGIFTRAYAALSEQVKGIEARQREDRKTSVQAMIAEAFAARPALAPFDISIRDEWLNVRASKKGIREAIAGIIESRVREEAEQKRLEQARQERTLAIENHVKDLNARHGLELSLARFMTPDLCSLDTPLDESFKAINAAFATEQTRLDAAQPQAIRTVSSAPVVPQASRTVTAASVPPETAPTASSGQEIRLMLMLSYPPDKEASIQIAISQLKELCTSCGVRKI, from the coding sequence ATGACTCAGACCGAAGCGGCTCTTGATCTCAACGTCCAAAGCACCCTGCCTTCTCTGGCTTTCAATTACGAAGGGCTCAAAGCCTGGGCCACGGACGTAACCGCCAAATACACTGATCTTGTCGTTACGGAAGAATCCGTACCGGACATCAAAAAGGATATGGCCCGCATCAACGCGACCAGGGCCGCCCTGGAGGAAGCCAGAAAAAAGGCGGTCAAGAACGTCTCCGCGCCCATCGAAGCATTTCAGCAACAGGCCAAGGAAATCACGGGCATTTTCACCCGCGCCTATGCCGCCCTTTCCGAACAGGTGAAGGGGATTGAGGCGCGGCAGCGTGAGGATCGGAAAACTTCCGTGCAAGCCATGATCGCGGAGGCCTTTGCGGCTCGGCCCGCCCTGGCCCCGTTCGACATATCCATCAGGGACGAATGGCTCAATGTCCGCGCCTCGAAAAAGGGCATCCGGGAAGCGATAGCGGGCATCATTGAGTCTCGTGTCCGGGAAGAGGCCGAGCAAAAGCGGCTGGAACAGGCCAGGCAAGAACGCACTCTTGCGATTGAGAACCACGTCAAGGACCTGAATGCCCGTCATGGTCTGGAGCTTTCCCTGGCCCGATTTATGACGCCCGATCTGTGCAGTCTCGACACGCCCCTGGATGAATCATTCAAGGCCATCAATGCGGCCTTTGCGACGGAACAGACGCGGCTGGATGCGGCGCAGCCACAGGCAATACGCACTGTGTCATCCGCTCCGGTTGTGCCCCAAGCGTCTCGAACGGTTACGGCGGCCTCGGTCCCTCCTGAAACCGCCCCGACAGCCTCCTCGGGCCAGGAAATCCGGTTGATGCTGATGCTTTCCTATCCCCCGGATAAGGAAGCCTCCATACAGATTGCCATCTCTCAACTCAAAGAACTCTGCACGTCATGCGGCGTGCGCAAAATATAG